The Buteo buteo chromosome 3, bButBut1.hap1.1, whole genome shotgun sequence genomic sequence CCAACCAGGAAAACCTCATGGTAACACTGTCCTCTTacataatacatattttatggCAGTAACGGTCATGACTGGAATACAAGACTACtgatatgtacatacatattgGTCCTAACTGTTGAGCGAGGTATGTGAACCCTGATAACTGGAGCTACTTCTCTGATTTTATGTCTTCAGAgggaaatagcaaaaaatctGTTAATTCTGGGCATCAAAATAAGCCATGCTGTATCTAGAGAGACAAAGAATATCAAGAGAAACACACAGTGAGAGGCTGATGGGCTCATTTGCATGGCAGATCATACTCGTTGcatttagcagaaaaaaaaataaggctttcCCTGTATAATCCTCTTATCAGATCCAGACTTCAGTAGGGTAAATGAGATTCAAAATACTCTTTCTACCATTAATACAGATGCACTGAGTAGCTCCTACCACTAGTGTGAGAGAGGTGtgtgaagggaaagaaaggtgaaatcacatattaaaaaaatggtttctgATTGCCGCAGAAATCATGACAGCTGAATGGTGAAAGATGTTCCGTAGGCATTTCAGCAGAATTACAAGATGCGGCAAGATGTTGCATTTCCATTCTCTttcctggtttggttttgttttcttaatactTGTTTGATAACCCACAGATCATCCTCAGGCTATAGCAACAAATTATGTCTTTGAAGGTCTTCCTCATTTCCTGGCTACGAAAGGCATAGATCAAGGGATCAATCACTGAGTTGCACATGATGAGAATGAGGTACATGTTGAAGTGAGACATGAAGCAAACACAGTAGAGGTTTTGAGGGCAGGAGATCATCAGGATGAGATGAAGGAAGAATGGAGCCCAGCAAACAATGAAGATGCCAAGAAGCATAGTCAGAGTGATGGCTCCTTTCATGCTGGTTCTTTGACGGACAGAGTTGTACCCAGGCAAAGCAGCTATTTTCTTCACATGAGTACGAGCCAGGAGGAACATATGGATGTACAGTGAGACCATGAGGAACAACATGGTAAAAAACATAGTGATGAGACAAATGATAACGTAAGTTGATTCATAGTAAAGAATGAAGATAATGCCACAACCCGTGCAAAAGGTCCAGATGCATGCAATAATAAGCCCCGATCTTTTCACTGTCATGATGTTGTGATAACGTAGGGCATAAAAGATAGTGATATACCTGTCTACTGCTATAGCCAGCAAACTGCACATGGAAGCCACCACAGATATGCAGATCATTGAATCAAAGACATTGTCTATATGACGGACAAAGGCATCTTCCATAATTATGTGTCTATTGTTTATTAAGTATATCGTTATGGTCTCCCAAGCATTAGAAACACTAACCAGCATGTCAGCCACTGCtaaactgcaaacaaaaaaatacatgggTGAATGCAAGTTCTTGTTCTTAACTATTGCACATATAACTAAGATATTTTCAAGGAGGCTTACAATGCCCAGAGTTAGGAACACCTCAGCTGCAATGACCACTTGCTCACATGGCGATGACTTGCTCTTGACAGTAGGCACAGTAAAGTTGCTACCCAAGGCACTCAGGTTTAGTTCAGAAACATACAGTTGAGAAGACGTGTTCATCTCTGGAAGCAAACACGTTCTGTTCTTTCTGAGGGACTTGCCAAGGAGTGTGGtaaatgcattttccaaaaggcaaaagaccctgccaaaaaaaatatAGCATGACAAGAACAGGCAGAAGTTGACAAAACAAATATCACCCATTGCTATTTAATTTGGCTTGTACACATCCTGCCTCTTCCACACCATATTTCTTTGCTGATTCTAAATTAACCTCCAATTGGCTCAGAGTTTTTCTAGCCATCCTCACTGGGAAATTAAAACCATAAACTAACAAAGACATTCATGCACTCTTCATTCATAGTTTTGTTTATTCTATTTAATCCCTCAGAAGTGAGCACAATGTCCTGGAAATTCTGCTGaacaccaaacaacaaacagttTTCAAAGTCTCAATTCTCAGACCCCAGAAATGCAGGAGAACAGTATTAGGTTCGGCAGAACCTCCTCACTTGAATACAATACATAGAAGTTTGAAGTATTGCCACAATTAagaatttaacattttcataaaagatttaaatgctttcctgacCTTTGTACTTCTTAGGTTCACATGAACTGTGTTGTAAACAGCTTACCTTTGCAATACTAACATGCTCACTTAAAAGCATAGTATTAAACACCTAACCAAGGCAAATCCGTACATTTCAGTATACACTAAGATTACAGAATCTGCATGGGTGGAATTCAGtcataaaaataagttttctatTCCAGATCGTGAGTATTTTATTCAATGCTCTTTTggtaatgaaaatattcaaggCATGTTGTAAGCCATTGGATTCTTAGTAAGGGGAATACTTAAAGCTGATTGTCAGTGACTTGTTGcaaataaaatccaaagaaTATCAaggtaaattattttcattttttaaaagtaaccTTTTATTTGCAATCAAGAATTAACTGTACCTATTTACAAGAGTTGCTCCTTCAGCTGCTCTTCCTCTTCATTGCCTGCAACCTTTCCTCCAGAGAGAAGAAGTTTCagtccccctcctcagctgacATCTGGGGCTGGGGACTCCTTGGTAGGAATAGATGacaaaaatagaggaaaaggaATGAGTAAATCCATAGAGTCAAGGCTGACCACGTATAAATTACTTACTGTGCAACTGCCTTTTTATAGCCTCCAAGCAATTATGACTTCAGTACTCAAACTGtggctcctcctccccttctttgCCCCTCAGAACTTCTcttttcatagatttttttagCCAAGGCTTGGGTTTTTACCACCATCTAGTGGTCTTCTCTCGTCTTTCTAACTGAACAGTGATTTTGATCTAGAATTCATTAC encodes the following:
- the MC5R gene encoding melanocortin receptor 5, which translates into the protein MNTSSQLYVSELNLSALGSNFTVPTVKSKSSPCEQVVIAAEVFLTLGIVSLLENILVICAIVKNKNLHSPMYFFVCSLAVADMLVSVSNAWETITIYLINNRHIIMEDAFVRHIDNVFDSMICISVVASMCSLLAIAVDRYITIFYALRYHNIMTVKRSGLIIACIWTFCTGCGIIFILYYESTYVIICLITMFFTMLFLMVSLYIHMFLLARTHVKKIAALPGYNSVRQRTSMKGAITLTMLLGIFIVCWAPFFLHLILMISCPQNLYCVCFMSHFNMYLILIMCNSVIDPLIYAFRSQEMRKTFKDIICCYSLRMICGLSNKY